The Mastacembelus armatus chromosome 14, fMasArm1.2, whole genome shotgun sequence genomic interval GGAAACCTTGTATTGTGTTGGATTGCATTATACTGACCATGTGTTCATTTACTGTAGACATCCTCTGTATATTCCAGTGGTCCTGTTTGCAAACAGGGGTcttaaaacaaactttattttagttttagtgtcCCGGGTTCAGACTCCTCTATGTACTGACACTATCCTGTAGCATTTCCTTCCCTAAATTCTTATGCCAGGCTTTGATTAGTCAGGAAGGGAGTCTCTTCTCTAACCAAAGATAAAGCTTAACCTCCTCAACTTCTCTGGAAAAAAGTGGAACGTATTACAGTCTTGGTTTGAGCAGCCCCAGACACGCACAGACATTTGATACATGATTTTGGCATGTGAGAGTTTTAACTGACACGTCTGGATGTAAATGGCACTTCTTAGTGTTCTCAATCTACTGGTTCGCCACAAGGGAGCGTCCTCTCCCTCCTGGTGTTTGTGTCACAGTATGAGCTTTGATTAGTGTTTTAATCCAGATACGTTCATGATGAATTCATCTCTCAGCCCTGACACTTACTTGTTAAGAAGATGTTTTCCAAACAATGTCTGTgcataaaatcacaaatttacAGATGTTACTCATTTTTCCCCACGAACGACATATTTCATGTTACTATTAAACATCTTTTGTGTAACTCTGgtgttatttaaatatttatcacgGAACcagatgtgtttctttttttttttgcgatTGCGTAACTGCTATGCACAGACTCAGCTATCatgactgtttgtttgtttgctccaAACAGTAATACCCAAGTGGGGATAAGAAAAGATGTTTTTGCTCTAAAATTAGCGGTGACGCATTTAACCAGAGAAATGCGGAGCATCCTCTGAGGTGATGGCTAAAATGctgtaataaaaatattgatgCTCCGTTGTGCATCTGTGGAAACCAGGCTCATAAAAAGGGGAATATCAGCAGCTTACCACCTCCTGTGAGAGTCAGGTGTTTTCATTCCTCAGGGTGCGAGTAGTGTTAGATATCCATCACTCAACAGTAGTGTATTCTCTCTGTTTTGTACCACTTCTGAAGCCAAAAATCCTCCAGAGTTCTCAGTCATGTTATGATAATTTGACCATACGTGGGGTGGTTTGCTGAGCATGTCTATAGCCAGGTGAGCAGGCTGTCTCTGTCCATGTGCGACCCAGACAGAACAGTCTCCATGTCCATCAGAAGGTCTGAACTGAGACCCTCGGGGATGCAGGGCATTAGCTCCTCGCCCTCAGACATTGGCAGTACAGGCATCGACTCCTGCAAGGCCATCGAGGCCTCGCCAGAGTCACCTGAGTAAGTCAGAAAAGAAACTCAAAAAAACTGAACTGTGTTGCACATCAACAGCGAGCTGGgagaaatgtagacatttaaTCACCTGTTAGGCATTTTCATAAAtgtgtagtttgtttttatCTATATAGACGGGAGCTGCTGAATTCACAAAATACTACTACTATATATAGTTTGGTTTTAGTatgcatgtatatatttataatagaGAGATGGTTTTGAATAATAATTTCCAAATGCACAAAGCCAATATCAGCATTTCTGTtgcgtgttgtgtgtgtgtgtgcatgtgtgtgtttgtgtattacCAGTGTCCATGTGATCCACAGAGCTCAACATGTGGTCCGACGTGCGGGGTAAGCTGCTGACACTCAGACCACTGTCGGTGCTCTCATTACGAGAGTGAGCGCTGCAcaagagaacatgcaaacattcCCTTATATGTGATCATCTGTGAAAAAACTGGACTAACCAGTAGAAATTCTGCACAATCATTGAACTTACAGCACATTTTAGGAAACTATAATATGTCATATTTTCTTCAGGAACTGGATCTATGTTTTAATAGAGAGTATTagagtttttgtaaaaactggTGGCAGACAGAAGAACAGATTAGAGGTAGATGTTTATGGTTATGTATGCTGCAGAATATCCCTACTGTTTTGCATAAAGATTTAtattaaatgataataatattaaacaTGAACTCACCCATTAAGTGTAGGTTCATGGTTGGAGGCTCTGATCCTAACATCCAGAGATGGGACAAGTGTCTGTGCATTCCTGTCATGGTCCATCCCACCAGGCATCTGGTTCCTTCCTCCTGCCtcctacaacacacacacacacacacacacacacacacacacacacacacacacacacacatctgttacATCTCAactgaatatacagtacatagatAATCCAACCATATAACAGAGGAAATAACTGTGCAGTTTCTCAGCAGTACACCCAACTACTGTTTTATTAGATCTCTGACCTGTGGTATGATTTGCGGAGGGAGGCCTTGTTTGCATCGGAgcctttccttttcctgtctttgcTGCATTACCAAGCCAAGCACGCCAGGGTTCATCTTCTGGGCTGGAACATAAAATTCAAAGGAAAGCAACTTTTCGATAATTAAGTCATATATTGGTATAACAAATGGTACAGGCATAACATTTCAGCGATAACATATAAGGAAAACTTGTCAAAGCTTTGCGatctttcttattttcattgCCAAACAGCAACTTGTGATGGCGGACATTggaacaaaatgtttctttcattgaCAAACAAGAATTGTCAACTCAGGAGACACAAATTTGATGGTGTGCTACCTAGACGCGGGTCAACCCATGTGGTGGTCTTATTTATGTGATCGATGTAGTACACCTCTCCATCTGCAGTCACAGCCTGCTCCCAGCCTTCAGGCAGTGGACCTGAACAGCAGTGAAAGTACACAGTGAGAAGGCAAATGGTGGATGGAGTGCATGGAGTGCTGAGAGTAAAAAGTAGAACCTTGCCCACGTCCTTTAATGTCTGTGTGACTTCTAGTTGGTAGAGATTTAACCAACAGAAGTGAGGTTAGTGCGGAAATAGCTGCAGTACAGTTACGTCCTGTGGAGtcaaaatgtgcatgttgccTGGATGCAGTGGCAATATTCAGAATGCAATATTCAGTTCAGTCCAGCCAAATTACAATATATTCAGCACTGTGCAAacgttttaggcactaaaaatacacaaggGATAGTATAAATGACTTAAATAGCTTTACATTTATCTGTCagcttcatacaaagtgcagtaaaggatccaaaacctaaatctaatcagtatttgtaGTACTCCCCTTTCCCCTTAAACCAGTAGCAGTTCCCTTTAGTCTGATCTGGTTTGACCTGACATGGTTTCTCCTGGTATTTTGTGGCACCTGCTGCAGATCTTCTGTAAAatcaggctgtcccagtgtctttTGTCccttcatgtgatcccagactgacccCACACTACTGAGATCAGGGCcctgtgggggtcagaccatctgctgcaggactcctggttcttcttgcctcagaaaacagttcttcatgaactctagtgtgttctttatggacttgttcTGCACAATAAACCagggatcaatcagacacctgatggtgttgtgtgataagaatctaaaacctGCCTAAAAcgtctgcacagtactgtaaatTCAAGAGCAACACCTTTTTCCATGTCCCCATTAATCTGGATAATCCACAGAACACATTATGGTAGGTTTTCATTGGACTATTTCTTTAATAGAAAGTAGCTGTGTGGTGCAGGGCAGGTagtattcagtgtgttttgcaaacagtttttcctgttcctgttccaaTTTGACAACCAAAACAATGCGCCTCTACCTATAAACTTGCATTTacttaagaaaaaaatctgggGCCATATTCATAAAGATTCTAACAATCCTCTCCTAACGCAACTTAAACACTTAAGATTTGTTTTAGGATTCACCTTAGAGCAACTCAAGagcaagaaaaagacaaaaactctGATCTTAGTAAAGAGATGGGGCTGACCCCATTGCTAGGCATGATGCATCATTTTGAAGACTGTGATTGGCtgtcaaagacacaaacaaaacgcaTGATATATTATAAGCCCTGACTTGGAACAAAAAGAcctatttttgtatattttagcctaatcacacacacacgattaATCTGTTTAAAAGTAACTGGAGAAAACTGGCCCTGCTGTTTAAGgtctataatataatataaactaTACTGATGGGAGATTGTGACAGACCtaagtcatcactgctgcactgatgcgtttttccagttgccaaataTCTCTGAGTTGTGATGACTTTCATTTCTGGCATTGTGGCATGTTTGCTCTTGATAGGAGATGAGATAAGATACACCTTATTAATCCCTCAAGGGAAATTCGGCTAAAGTAATAAGTAGTAAATGTAATCAATAACAGATATGAGTGCACCTGTAATAAGATCAACTGCAAATGTAATTACTGCGCGATCTAACGTGTACCATTTGATTAACTTACTGTCAGTCAGAGGTGTGAGCACATTTAATCTCCCTCTTCAtcattttctcctctgcttACAAAACTCCTGACTCTCTTAAAAGTCATCCTCCTGACTCCTAACAGTTTTCCACTCTAGGAGCTCTTTAAAGGATTAAGATGCTCCATCAATAACTTTTATCTTTACTAGGATCTACTCTTAAATTTTAAGGGAAATTGTTAAGAAACACCCACAATTCTAAGAATTTTCTTGGAATTTCGTCACCAGGATCTGCTCTTTGCGTTATGAATGTTTATGAACATGGCCCCTCAATTAATTTCTTTCAACACCATTTTTCTGATTATTGAGATTTGTGGTCGGTTTAGTGGGATGATCTGAACCTGATGATCTGAAGAGGCTGTCACATCTCTCTCTTTAGTCATTTCGGTCATGGACTGTCATCTGGGTGCAATAGTTAAAGTTCAGTGAAGCCTGGGTTTTTAAGTGACATGCGAATGTGATAACTCCCAGCAAAGTCATCAAAAGCCATGGATGTAGTGACCAAAAGGGAATCCCAGAGACCTGGCACCTGACACCCAGCAAAGACCTGGCCAGCAGGAGATGAGTTGAACTATGAAAAGCAGGCCTGTGCTTTGAAAAGACACTGGATGGTGAGAGAGGTGGGGGGGAAATCCTGAGTGATACCTGTCTCTGGGTTGATGCTTTGTGGTTGCGTAGTGGGTGCTGGGTTGCTGAGGGAGTGGGCATGGACCGGAGTGCCAGAGATAGGATGCTGAGCTGCAGCCGACTGAAGCTGTGTGAGGCGAGGGTCGTGCCAAGTGGTTGTCTTATCCAGGtgactgcaaacacacaacaagtCTAAACATATCTGCATCGGTTAAACCATGCAACCCGACGGATAAGAAGCATGAGGTGCGTTTAGCCTCGGACCTGCTTTACCTGTACTACCAGATGTGCGTGTACATCTACGCTGACAAAACtcactgtttgtgctgttttaaacTATAGTCGCCTTTGACAGGAGTGTGAGCTGTCAGGCCATTTGTGCTCATGAATGAAACTGGCTGAAACTACACTGGTTGCAAAACTAGTTGgaacattttctgtttgcatgcAGATGATTAGTTTGAGTGCTGGTTATATCTCCACTGCTACATGTCACACCTCGCAGATTTACTTTCAGTCATATTCTGTCTTTAGGAAAATATTGAGGAGGAGTAAAAGGCCAAAAACCTAAAGAAACTTCCGGTAGCATTTAAAATAATCGTTACAGcatttatgtttgattttaGGACAATCATTCAGACAAAGCATGTAATACGCAACATGACTTAGGAAATTGAAAGATGTACTTTAAtctattttctgatatttttaagctaaaatgacaaaataatcaTATACAACCCTAAACCGTATGCGTGCCAGTGCAGAAATATGGATGTCAGGACAAAGTGGGGCTGATTCTTTGGGTCTTTCTAAACAAGAAACCCTTCAAGTAACCGGCAGAGCAACAGATGAAACACGAAAAAAACTGGAGTTAGGCCTCTTACTTGAGGAAGTATCGTTGGCCAGTAGGCGTTTTGGCCATTTCCCAACCATGGGGGAGCGGCACGTCGTCAGGTACGATCGTTGTCGCTGCTACATCTGCTGCTTGAGTAGAGAGGGAGTTGACAGGGAGGGAGGCAGGGGAGGAATGGGCGCGGACGTGATGAGGAGTGAGAGAGCCACACACACCTCCATCCGAACTGGCCTGACGAGAAACAAGCAGGGTTAACAACTGCCATGACAAGCCAGAAACTGCAATCAGAAACATAAACCAGCAGGAAGAAAAGGTTTGGATGGATACCAGACTGAGCCAAGGTGGATAAACAAACTCTAAGAGAAAAAACAGTGAGACTGGTCATTGACATGACTGGTCGCTTTAAAAACGGTTTCATTACTTCtgccaaaacatttttactgctgGTAGACTAAGATTATTGACACGGTCACTAACTCTAGCATATTTTCTATAAAATTGGGTCAATTCAGCTTTAGATATTTAATTAGTTGTTTGAGTCACTTctataaacagaaaaaatttGTCTCAAGGTGAATTTGCTGgtcatgaaataaataaatatgacatgTAGATGGTCAGAAATGCATTTTCCTCTATAAAAGCTGGTGCAGCTCTGTTCTAGACCGAAGAAGGTCAACCCTAAATGTTTCTCAGGGTGGCTGAAACCTTTCATCTATGTTTAACTGTATCTAATTATGTCCAATTTCACCCTAAATCCTAATTATAACCTCCAAAGAATAGGTTCCACTGGGGCTGAATGCACTTGTTGAGACTGACAGAGAATGTGCTCGTTTTAAAAGGATTAGTCTACAATCTTTTAAAGCAAATCTCTCTGAGGTTTTGAAATTTAGGCTACACAGCAAACCTGATAACTGCAAATTTTACAGTTGAGTGTTCAAGGCTAACCTGCACTGTACAGCAGCTGCATCTGTAATGTGGCTAAATTGTTTACTGTGACAAGTAAGTGGTTGGGAATACAGTACATGCTTGATACAGTAAACCGAACCAGAATAGAGTAACAGTGGTCAAAAGCAGATGCTCACTGTAAAGAAACAAATGCTGCAAACCACAGCCACAAACCTGACCATCAAATCGACGTTCTCCTTACGGTCTCACCAACATGTGAACTGAAAACCCTTATTAATCACAACTAGAGCTGCAATTTTAAACtgacagctgctttttttttagttagtttaaaaataaagtagCTAAATATTAGAATATATAAATCCAGCTTCTCAAATCTGATGCTTTTCACTGACATAAGGTAAAATCTTTATCTAAAACATTTGGGTCAGGGACTGTTGGTGGAATCAAAAGTCATTTAAAGACCTACTGTTTTTTCACTATAtatatttctgacattttatagaataacaaacacacacacacacacacacacacacacacacacacatacatatatatatatatatatatatattgtccTCGTCATGTTTCAGGATTAGGGTGGCCAAAACTTTAAGGACAACAACAACACCTTAGTGACACAGGGTGTGAAGTACTGTGTGTTTCTATTGTTCTGCACATATACACCGTGTAGCTGGCAGTAAAGTGAGCTGGGGGTCAGTACTTGTCTGGAGTGGCCTCGGGGGTCCGGCTGCCTGAAGAAGGAGTCCGGCAGTTTCCTCAGCCTCATGGGCACAGAGGGGGGCTGCCTGCCCGCCTTGCCGGGGTTCATCACCGCGTTAAAAAGGGCCTCCAGCTCAGTCTGCGAGTCCCCGCGGACGTGCACGATCTGCTGCCCGGCCGGAGGCGCGCCGCGGTGCGCGTCCATGTCGCCAAAGTTTTTCGCTTTTCCtcgaaacaaaaatctgttGGAAAACCGAAATCACAAGAACAAACAACAGACAGAGAGTAAACAACAGGCACGTTAAGACTAGATGTGTGAGAGCGCTGCAGCTATGATCGGATTTGTTTACACTTTTTTTGCCCTCCAAtcccccaacacacactcacacacactcactcactcagtcaCACACTCCCCCACCCCATTTTAACTTTTGTGTCGTTGTCTGTTTCGAGCTGTAACATCTCGGAAGTTAATCGGCTGcgcaaagaaaaacaatcaccGGGTAGTGAAGTCGAAGGAGAGAAATCTGAGGCAGTAAAATCAATCTGAGCAGCGCACAACGCGTTACATGCCTCCCACATACCTTCAAGCAGCCAGACCgttttccccctctctctctctctctctctctctctctccctccctctccctctctctctctgtatattCCTGCAGcggaaaaaaaaataagtttggAGAAATCCGATCCGGGAAACGGTGATTTCCGACGCCAAGTCTGGACTTAAATCCTCCGCAGGTGGAAAAAAACACCCAGATGTTTGGTACTGGCTGGAGAAAAGTGATTTCTGCGAGACCTCCAAACTTTTTTTCACATCCACCGTTGAGTCCAGATTCATGTGATAGTGCTGAGGGGCGGGGTTGTCGGGTTTAAAGCCGCCGCAGTTGCAGGGCAAATATTTCACTCTAAGAAAAGACACAAATCATTAGCACAAGACGTCGAAAACGGTTTATGTAATAATAATCTGGGCCGAAACAAGTCGCCTTTACGCGTGAAAACAAGAGATGTTGTTGTTGTCCAGTGATATTTATGCTTTGATTTCTCGCTGTACTGTTTCCATGTTTGAAGGAAATAAACTGAGGGCCAAGTGTCGACAGAGGTGACAACACAGAGCCACAACAAGAAGAGAAACCGGAGCCCGAAGTGCTGGAGTCTGTGCTTTGGTTTCTCTGGGCCTGGGTCTGGTGTGAGTTTAAggagggggtgggtggggggtggggagtggggggtcGGGGTGGGAGAGATTGGGAAGTTTCACTGAGAAAACATCCGCCCCAGATGAGGACAACCCAGCCGGAGCCTGTTTGTCCGTGCAACCGCAGCCACAGTGTCCTGCCCCCTGGTGGAAAACACGCACGGTGACCGGGATCTCAGCTGGGCGACACATTGAACTCAAGGAAAATGTCTGGAGGGACTGGAGTTATTATTATCTAGCATGCGTCCAGAACTCTTTCCATTTTTTTGGTCATGATAATCCACCAGAGAAACTAAATCAAGAGATGAACTCGTTTATTAATCTGTTTAACTGGTGGAATTATTTTAGCTGCGCATTtgaacttttaatttgaagaatttttgattattcattttattagtGTTAATCCCAAAGCACCAAAATATACAGCACTGTTTGTTGTAGgctctaaaaacacacagctgatgcttttaacataaatgacatCAATAGTTTTTTCATTTACCAGTTAACTTCAGCCCAAAGGGAAGTTATAAAGGGAAATACacctaaatctaatcaataTCTGCAGCTCCTTTgtccttaaaccagcagcagctctctctggtttgacctgcacacaggttctcctggtactttgcagcagcttttccaaggctcttctgtagattcagtgTTTCGGTCTCTTCttgtgatcccagactgactccacgctgcccagatctgggctctttgggggtcagaccatctgctgtaggATCCTGGTTCCTCCTAcccctgaaaatagttcttcatgggttctttatgggcctGTTGACCTGCCCAGTGGACTGCACTATgaatctgggatcaatcagacacctgatggtgtgataagaatctaaaacatctaagaTGCCTATAACCTTTGCACAGTCCGGTATGTGGTGGGATTTTGggtgaaatgtgtttattatgatGCACATTTAGATTAGTTTTATTTGAATGAGTGGTGCGGtcataaacacatacagactTGGGTTTAAGTATTTCCCTGAGTGTAAAACTTAAATGCAGAGTCAAGATAAGCTGATACTTACTGCAGTATTAACGTGTATATTTTAAGATAATGTGGAATTAAATGATTTGAACAAACTTTAAGAACAGAATTAGAAGTAGGattatttttatgatttctATTCAGATTTAACCACCTTACTCTACATTTATTTTCCCACTTGCCGACTCATTTATGCAGTTTACTGGGGCCAGTGTTCCTGCAAACGTTTTTTCCCCCCACT includes:
- the LOC113142983 gene encoding transcriptional coactivator YAP1-like isoform X2; the encoded protein is MDAHRGAPPAGQQIVHVRGDSQTELEALFNAVMNPGKAGRQPPSVPMRLRKLPDSFFRQPDPRGHSRQASSDGGVCGSLTPHHVRAHSSPASLPVNSLSTQAADVAATTIVPDDVPLPHGWEMAKTPTGQRYFLNHLDKTTTWHDPRLTQLQSAAAQHPISGTPVHAHSLSNPAPTTQPQSINPETAQKMNPGVLGLVMQQRQEKERLRCKQGLPPQIIPQEAGGRNQMPGGMDHDRNAQTLVPSLDVRIRASNHEPTLNGAHSRNESTDSGLSVSSLPRTSDHMLSSVDHMDTGDSGEASMALQESMPVLPMSEGEELMPCIPEGLSSDLLMDMETVLSGSHMDRDSLLTWL
- the LOC113142983 gene encoding transcriptional coactivator YAP1-like isoform X1 encodes the protein MDAHRGAPPAGQQIVHVRGDSQTELEALFNAVMNPGKAGRQPPSVPMRLRKLPDSFFRQPDPRGHSRQASSDGGVCGSLTPHHVRAHSSPASLPVNSLSTQAADVAATTIVPDDVPLPHGWEMAKTPTGQRYFLNHLDKTTTWHDPRLTQLQSAAAQHPISGTPVHAHSLSNPAPTTQPQSINPETGPLPEGWEQAVTADGEVYYIDHINKTTTWVDPRLAQKMNPGVLGLVMQQRQEKERLRCKQGLPPQIIPQEAGGRNQMPGGMDHDRNAQTLVPSLDVRIRASNHEPTLNGAHSRNESTDSGLSVSSLPRTSDHMLSSVDHMDTGDSGEASMALQESMPVLPMSEGEELMPCIPEGLSSDLLMDMETVLSGSHMDRDSLLTWL